A window of the Lactuca sativa cultivar Salinas chromosome 7, Lsat_Salinas_v11, whole genome shotgun sequence genome harbors these coding sequences:
- the LOC128127304 gene encoding uncharacterized protein LOC128127304: MDFYDPKFLQNLLEASRSIQEVGNPRQPRRGEHRVVEEFKVSELPEFVGGTDPECYLEWERKIERMFEFKEVDDEKRCKYAILKLSGGASLWFEGLKAKRTHEGKEKFCSWLSLKRKLRKRYVPSTHRIATYKKIADLRKGKMSVGEYIDEFEMLSLMGDIEEIKEQKMTRFLKGLNYNIANVVELYPYADFGTLCGLCLKLEGQAKERYGGSSSSSLESPKSKSWSKPESSNRQNSVSTPSGSSSVPVAPKLTSGTKETSLEKIRCFKCQGFVHYQNSCPNKRVVTLREAIECCEELEEEERLEGIFHDTQKEEEEE; encoded by the coding sequence ATGGATTTTTATGATCCGAAGTTCCTACAAAATCTTCTAGAAGCATCAAGAAGCATCCAAGAAGTTGGAAATCCAAGGCAACCCCGTCGTGGTGAACATAGGGTTGTGGAAGAATTCAAGGTGTCTGAATTGCCTGAATTTGTTGGTGGAACTGATCCTGAATGCTACTTGGAGTGGGAAAGGAAGATTGAAAGAATGTTCGAGTTCAAGGAAGTTGATGACGAAAAAAGGTGCAAGTATGCCATTCTCAAGCTAAGTGGTGGTGCTTCATTATGGTTTGAAGGGCTTAAGGCCAAGAGAACCCATGAAGGCAAAGAAAAATTTTGTTCTTGGCTTTCTCTAAAACGAAAGCTAAGAAAGAGATATGTTCCTTCTACTCATAGAATTGCCACTTACAAGAAGATTGCTGATTTGAGGAAAGGAAAAATGAGTGTTGGAGAATACATTGATGAATTTGAGATGTTGTCGTTGATGGGGGATATTGAAGAAATTAAAGAACAAAAAATGACTCGTTTTCTAAAAGGGTTGAACTACAACATTGCCAATGTTGTGGAGTTATATCCTTATGCTGATTTTGGAACTCTTTGTGGTTTGTGTTTGAAGTTGGAGGGGCAAGCCAAAGAACGTTATGGTGGGAGTTCAAGTTCAAGTCTCGAAAGTCCCAAGTCAAAGTCGTGGTCCAAGCCCGAGTCTAGCAATAGACAAAATTCTGTTTCTACTCCTTCTGGTTCTAGTAGTGTTCCCGTTGCTCCTAAACTTACTAGCGGTACCAAAGAAACTAGTTTGGAGAAAATTAGATGTTTCAAGTGTCAAGGTTTTGTTCATTACCAAAATTCTTGTCCAAACAAAAGGGTGGTGACTTTAAGGGAGGCCATTGAATGTTGTGAAGAGTTGGAGGAAGAAGAGAGGTTGGAGGGTATTTTTCATGATACACaaaaagaagaggaagaagagtag